The Orcinus orca chromosome 16, mOrcOrc1.1, whole genome shotgun sequence genome includes a window with the following:
- the LOC117202509 gene encoding forkhead box protein C2-like: protein MVPGARAWWCRRWLCPTPPRRAAPRRPLPTAGSARRAWRLRAPGATSAACAPGACTPGPSGRRTWASPTTRTGRGPLGPPERTHIAPERPQPRRRPGGRARRRRLSPPASRPPPPAGAAAAAAAAGSPAPAGAAAQAASWYLNHSGDLNQLSGHTFAAQQQTFPNVREMFNSHRLGIENSTLGKLQVSSNASCPLPCRSTPSLYRHAAPYSYDCTK, encoded by the exons ATGGT GCCGGGCGCGCGGGCCTGGTGGTGCCGCCGCTGGCTCTGCCCTACGccgccgcgccgcgccgcgccgcgccgccCGCTGCCTACGGCCGGCAGTGCGCGCAGGGCCTGGAGGCTGCGGGCGCCGGGGGCTACCAGTGCAGCGTGCGCGCCAGGAGCCTGTACACCGGGGCCGAGCGGCCGGCGCACATGGGCGTCCCCCACCACCCGCACTGGACGAGGCCCTCTCGGACCACCCGAGCGGACCCACATCGCCCCTGAGCGCCCTCAACCTCGCCGCCGGCCAGGAGGGCGCGCTCGCCGCCGCCGGCTATCACCACCAGCATCACGGCCACCACCACCCgcaggcgccgccgccgccgccgccgccgccggctccccagccccagccggcGCCGCGGCCCAGGCGGCGTCCTGGTATCTGAACCACAGCGGGGACCTGAACCAGCTCTCCGGCCACACGTTCGCAGCCCAGCAGCAGACTTTCCCTAACGTCAGGGAGATGTTCAACTCCCACCGGCTGGGGATTGAGAACTCGACGCTCGGCAAACTCCAGGTGAGCAGCAACGCGAGCTGTCCGCTGCCCTGCAGATCTACGCCTTCTCTCTACCGCCACGCAGCTCCATATTCCTATGACTGCACGAAATAG
- the LOC105748139 gene encoding kunitz-type protease inhibitor 3-like: protein MQLWVSPSLLLLFTFCQELRSELRQGWYGTWELQKYYNWRTYECEVFYYGGCNGNGNNFLRKEACEKACKNT from the exons ATGCAGCTCTGGGTCTCTCCCTCGCTTCTCCTGCTCTTCACCTTCTGCCAAGAACTTCGATCAGAATTAAGACAAGGTTGGTATGGAACATGGGAGCTCCAAAAATA CTACAACTGGAGAACTTATGAATGTGAGGTTTTTTATTATGGAGGTTGTAATGGCAATGGCAACAACTTTTTGAGGAAAGAAGCATGTGAGAAAGCCTGCAAGAACACCTGA